In the genome of Hippoglossus hippoglossus isolate fHipHip1 chromosome 4, fHipHip1.pri, whole genome shotgun sequence, one region contains:
- the cyldl gene encoding ubiquitin carboxyl-terminal hydrolase CYLD isoform X1, which yields MTSPANHYFIITEKPEYYTHINPGHICYISEHSYKRHSSSSKLPVFPFTTSSCLDYDIDRKCLSALPVKSAELLLALPDEAERLKWFREGAALPTALGLTLGTAVIVQAGEEELRGSIRYIGRLTKTQNPLSATFFGIELQGADRGQGDTDGSHQRETLFSCAKDCGVFVPFSRVRPLVPSSLSPSGPEPQPRTEELSSGDRVTYYTSNKTGHGMVVDVLETEGKHFVRISTDMDENGKTGGEVKVPLDCVTKGEVPAEAEGMDVDAPLVEQNKDDLYLSLTVNSVVEVTLAKGNSYGIIRWIGHLTDKEQIMAGLELEEDRGVSDGTFKNKRHFTCPPKRALFVKLISCRPDSRFQSNSANRSKKMLKQDDTESVGELELSSVKLETVPPISTEQVNEILIGQMKGIQGHCNSCYMDAALFSLFSCSSVLDSMLFKSTAPQDAPIQKTLLRDIVNPLRSKGFVEGQHIMKLRQQLQKHGYSGSFTTDEKDPEEFLIVIMHNILSLEPLLKLSAGGEVQESYCYQIFLDQNHSLVLPTVQQLLEHSFHSAGLKLAEVPSCLILQMPRFGKKFKMFEKIIPSLELDITDLLSEGEHTHTHTHTHSHAQHTQTYRDRCVCVCVSGSLQCMLCGTVAEVQCTDCFKDPVFSQTGFKVFCRTCSSQVHCHPQRQSHQPSLLDIPKGYLGRLPPQALTRDKLELFAVLCIETSHYVSFIKHGPHSEDWIFFDSMADREGETDGYNIPEVRACPEVGTYLEMSPTELARQVPRDMKGVAKRLFCDAYMYLYQSTSMCIYR from the exons ATGACATCACCAGCCAACCATTACTTTATCATAACAGAAAAACCTGAATATTACACACACATCAATCCTGGCCACATATGTTACATCTCTGAACACAGTTACAAAAGACATAGCTCTTCTTCTAAGTTGCCGGTCTTCCCCTTCACTACATCTTCGTGCTTAGATTATGACATAGACAGGAAATGCTTGTCGGCTCTGCCGGTGAAGAGTGCCGAGCTGCTGCTGGCCCTGCCGGATGAGGCAGAGCGGCTGAAGTGGTTCAGGGAGGGAGCTGCTCTCCCAACAGCACTCGGACTCACGTTGGGCACTGCAGTGATCGTGCaggcaggagaagaggagctgaggggCAGCATCCGCTACATCGGAAGACTCACAAAAACTCAAAATCCTTTATCAGCAACTTTCTTTGGGATTGAACTACAG GGAGCAGACAGAGGGCAAGGCGACACCGATGGGTCCCACCAGCGTGAAACCTTGTTCTCATGTGCAAAAGATTGTGGCGTTTTTGTCCCGTTCTCCAGAGTCAGACCTTTGGTCCCCAGCTCCCTGTCGCCCTCCGgccctgagccacagccccgGACAGAGGAGCTGTCCTCAGGGGACAGAGTCACGTACTACACCAGTAATAAAACTGGTCATGGGATGGTGGTGGATGTGCTGGAAACGGAGGGAAAACATTTTGTTCGGATCTCCACA GACATGGATGAAAATGGGAAGACGGGAGGAGAAGTGAAAGTTCCACTGGATTGTGTGACGAAGGGAGAGGTCCCTGCAG aggCAGAGGGGATGGACGTCGACGCGCCGCTGGTTGAACAGAACAAGGATGATCTGTACCTGAGTCTGACTGTGAACTCTGTGGTGGAGGTGACGCTGGCTAAAGGAAATTCATACGGAATCATCCGCTGGATCGGCCATTTGACTGATAAAGAGCAAATCATGGCCGGACTGGAGCTG gaggaagacagaggagtGAGTGATGGCACCTTTAAGAACAAGCGTCACTTCACGTGTCCTCCCAAGAGGGCGCTGTTCGTGAAGCTGATCTCCTGCCGTCCCGACTCGCGCTTCCAGAGCAATTCAGCCAATCGCAGCAAGAAGATGCTAAAACAGGATGACACAG AGAGCGTTGGCGAGTTGGAGCTCAGTTCAGTGAAGCTGGAGACGGTTCCTCCAATCAGCACTGAGCAGGTGAACGAGATTCTGATTGGACAAATGAAAGGGATCCAAGGCCACTGCAACTCCTGCTACATGGACGCTGCCCTCTTCAG tctgttctcctgctcctctgtgctggACTCAATGTTGTTTAAATCAACTGCACCTCAGGACGCCCCCattcagaaaacactgctccgGGACATCGTCAACCCGCTCCGCAG TAAGGGCTTCGTGGAAGGGCAGCACATCATGAAGCTccggcagcagctgcagaaacacGGCTACAGTGGCTCCTTCACCACGGATGAGAAGG aTCCAGAGGAGTTCCTCATCGTCATCATGCACAATATTCTCTCCCTGGAGCCTCTACTCAAACT CTCGGCGGGCGGTGAAGTGCAGGAGAGTTACTGTTATCAGATCTTTCTGGACCAGAACCACAGCCTGGTGCTGCCGACAgttcagcagctgctggaaCATTCCTTCCACAGCGCAGGACTCAAACTGGCCGAG GTTCCGTCCTGCCTCATCCTCCAGATGCCTCGATTTGGAAAGAAATTCAAGATGTTTGAAAAAATCATTCCCTCTCTGGAGCTGGACATCACTGACCTGCTCTctgaaggtgaacacacacacacacacacacacacacactcacatgctcaGCACACACAGACTTACAGGGACAGA tgtgtgtgtgtgtgtgtttcaggttctCTGCAGTGCATGCTATGTGGAACTGTGGCTGAGGTTCAGTGCACCGACTGTTTTAAAGATCCTGTTTTCAGTCAGACGGGATTTAAAGTTTTCTGCAGGACGTGCTCGTCTCAG GTGCACTGTCATCCTCAGCGGCAGTCCCATCAGCCGTCGCTTCTGGACATCCCCAAAGGTTACCTGGGTCGCCTGCCCCCTCAGGCTCTGACCAGAGACAAGCTGGAGCTGTTCGCCGTGCTCTGCATCGAGACCAGCCACTACGTGTCCTTCATCAAGCACGGACCACACTCCGAGGACTGGATCTTCTTCGACAGCATGGCGGACAGAGAAG GAGAGACAGACGGCTACAACATCCCCGAGGTGCGCGCCTGCCCGGAGGTCGGCACTTACCTGGAAATGTCTCCGACCGAGCTCGCCAGGCAGGTGCCTCGAGACATGAAGGGCGTGGCCAAGCGTCTGTTCTGTGACGCCTACATGTACCTGTACCAGAGCACCAGCATGTGCATCTATCGCTGA
- the cyldl gene encoding ubiquitin carboxyl-terminal hydrolase CYLD isoform X3 produces the protein MTSPANHYFIITEKPEYYTHINPGHICYISEHSYKRHSSSSKLPVFPFTTSSCLDYDIDRKCLSALPVKSAELLLALPDEAERLKWFREGAALPTALGLTLGTAVIVQAGEEELRGSIRYIGRLTKTQNPLSATFFGIELQGADRGQGDTDGSHQRETLFSCAKDCGVFVPFSRVRPLVPSSLSPSGPEPQPRTEELSSGDRVTYYTSNKTGHGMVVDVLETEGKHFVRISTDMDENGKTGGEVKVPLDCVTKGEVPAEAEGMDVDAPLVEQNKDDLYLSLTVNSVVEVTLAKGNSYGIIRWIGHLTDKEQIMAGLELEEDRGVSDGTFKNKRHFTCPPKRALFVKLISCRPDSRFQSNSANRSKKMLKQDDTESVGELELSSVKLETVPPISTEQVNEILIGQMKGIQGHCNSCYMDAALFSLFSCSSVLDSMLFKSTAPQDAPIQKTLLRDIVNPLRSKGFVEGQHIMKLRQQLQKHGYSGSFTTDEKDPEEFLIVIMHNILSLEPLLKLSAGGEVQESYCYQIFLDQNHSLVLPTVQQLLEHSFHSAGLKLAEVPSCLILQMPRFGKKFKMFEKIIPSLELDITDLLSEGSLQCMLCGTVAEVQCTDCFKDPVFSQTGFKVFCRTCSSQVHCHPQRQSHQPSLLDIPKGYLGRLPPQALTRDKLELFAVLCIETSHYVSFIKHGPHSEDWIFFDSMADREGETDGYNIPEVRACPEVGTYLEMSPTELARQVPRDMKGVAKRLFCDAYMYLYQSTSMCIYR, from the exons ATGACATCACCAGCCAACCATTACTTTATCATAACAGAAAAACCTGAATATTACACACACATCAATCCTGGCCACATATGTTACATCTCTGAACACAGTTACAAAAGACATAGCTCTTCTTCTAAGTTGCCGGTCTTCCCCTTCACTACATCTTCGTGCTTAGATTATGACATAGACAGGAAATGCTTGTCGGCTCTGCCGGTGAAGAGTGCCGAGCTGCTGCTGGCCCTGCCGGATGAGGCAGAGCGGCTGAAGTGGTTCAGGGAGGGAGCTGCTCTCCCAACAGCACTCGGACTCACGTTGGGCACTGCAGTGATCGTGCaggcaggagaagaggagctgaggggCAGCATCCGCTACATCGGAAGACTCACAAAAACTCAAAATCCTTTATCAGCAACTTTCTTTGGGATTGAACTACAG GGAGCAGACAGAGGGCAAGGCGACACCGATGGGTCCCACCAGCGTGAAACCTTGTTCTCATGTGCAAAAGATTGTGGCGTTTTTGTCCCGTTCTCCAGAGTCAGACCTTTGGTCCCCAGCTCCCTGTCGCCCTCCGgccctgagccacagccccgGACAGAGGAGCTGTCCTCAGGGGACAGAGTCACGTACTACACCAGTAATAAAACTGGTCATGGGATGGTGGTGGATGTGCTGGAAACGGAGGGAAAACATTTTGTTCGGATCTCCACA GACATGGATGAAAATGGGAAGACGGGAGGAGAAGTGAAAGTTCCACTGGATTGTGTGACGAAGGGAGAGGTCCCTGCAG aggCAGAGGGGATGGACGTCGACGCGCCGCTGGTTGAACAGAACAAGGATGATCTGTACCTGAGTCTGACTGTGAACTCTGTGGTGGAGGTGACGCTGGCTAAAGGAAATTCATACGGAATCATCCGCTGGATCGGCCATTTGACTGATAAAGAGCAAATCATGGCCGGACTGGAGCTG gaggaagacagaggagtGAGTGATGGCACCTTTAAGAACAAGCGTCACTTCACGTGTCCTCCCAAGAGGGCGCTGTTCGTGAAGCTGATCTCCTGCCGTCCCGACTCGCGCTTCCAGAGCAATTCAGCCAATCGCAGCAAGAAGATGCTAAAACAGGATGACACAG AGAGCGTTGGCGAGTTGGAGCTCAGTTCAGTGAAGCTGGAGACGGTTCCTCCAATCAGCACTGAGCAGGTGAACGAGATTCTGATTGGACAAATGAAAGGGATCCAAGGCCACTGCAACTCCTGCTACATGGACGCTGCCCTCTTCAG tctgttctcctgctcctctgtgctggACTCAATGTTGTTTAAATCAACTGCACCTCAGGACGCCCCCattcagaaaacactgctccgGGACATCGTCAACCCGCTCCGCAG TAAGGGCTTCGTGGAAGGGCAGCACATCATGAAGCTccggcagcagctgcagaaacacGGCTACAGTGGCTCCTTCACCACGGATGAGAAGG aTCCAGAGGAGTTCCTCATCGTCATCATGCACAATATTCTCTCCCTGGAGCCTCTACTCAAACT CTCGGCGGGCGGTGAAGTGCAGGAGAGTTACTGTTATCAGATCTTTCTGGACCAGAACCACAGCCTGGTGCTGCCGACAgttcagcagctgctggaaCATTCCTTCCACAGCGCAGGACTCAAACTGGCCGAG GTTCCGTCCTGCCTCATCCTCCAGATGCCTCGATTTGGAAAGAAATTCAAGATGTTTGAAAAAATCATTCCCTCTCTGGAGCTGGACATCACTGACCTGCTCTctgaag gttctCTGCAGTGCATGCTATGTGGAACTGTGGCTGAGGTTCAGTGCACCGACTGTTTTAAAGATCCTGTTTTCAGTCAGACGGGATTTAAAGTTTTCTGCAGGACGTGCTCGTCTCAG GTGCACTGTCATCCTCAGCGGCAGTCCCATCAGCCGTCGCTTCTGGACATCCCCAAAGGTTACCTGGGTCGCCTGCCCCCTCAGGCTCTGACCAGAGACAAGCTGGAGCTGTTCGCCGTGCTCTGCATCGAGACCAGCCACTACGTGTCCTTCATCAAGCACGGACCACACTCCGAGGACTGGATCTTCTTCGACAGCATGGCGGACAGAGAAG GAGAGACAGACGGCTACAACATCCCCGAGGTGCGCGCCTGCCCGGAGGTCGGCACTTACCTGGAAATGTCTCCGACCGAGCTCGCCAGGCAGGTGCCTCGAGACATGAAGGGCGTGGCCAAGCGTCTGTTCTGTGACGCCTACATGTACCTGTACCAGAGCACCAGCATGTGCATCTATCGCTGA
- the cyldl gene encoding ubiquitin carboxyl-terminal hydrolase CYLD isoform X2: protein MTSPANHYFIITEKPEYYTHINPGHICYISEHSYKRHSSSSKLPVFPFTTSSCLDYDIDRKCLSALPVKSAELLLALPDEAERLKWFREGAALPTALGLTLGTAVIVQAGEEELRGSIRYIGRLTKTQNPLSATFFGIELQVADRGQGDTDGSHQRETLFSCAKDCGVFVPFSRVRPLVPSSLSPSGPEPQPRTEELSSGDRVTYYTSNKTGHGMVVDVLETEGKHFVRISTDMDENGKTGGEVKVPLDCVTKGEVPAEAEGMDVDAPLVEQNKDDLYLSLTVNSVVEVTLAKGNSYGIIRWIGHLTDKEQIMAGLELEEDRGVSDGTFKNKRHFTCPPKRALFVKLISCRPDSRFQSNSANRSKKMLKQDDTESVGELELSSVKLETVPPISTEQVNEILIGQMKGIQGHCNSCYMDAALFSLFSCSSVLDSMLFKSTAPQDAPIQKTLLRDIVNPLRSKGFVEGQHIMKLRQQLQKHGYSGSFTTDEKDPEEFLIVIMHNILSLEPLLKLSAGGEVQESYCYQIFLDQNHSLVLPTVQQLLEHSFHSAGLKLAEVPSCLILQMPRFGKKFKMFEKIIPSLELDITDLLSEGEHTHTHTHTHSHAQHTQTYRDRCVCVCVSGSLQCMLCGTVAEVQCTDCFKDPVFSQTGFKVFCRTCSSQVHCHPQRQSHQPSLLDIPKGYLGRLPPQALTRDKLELFAVLCIETSHYVSFIKHGPHSEDWIFFDSMADREGETDGYNIPEVRACPEVGTYLEMSPTELARQVPRDMKGVAKRLFCDAYMYLYQSTSMCIYR from the exons ATGACATCACCAGCCAACCATTACTTTATCATAACAGAAAAACCTGAATATTACACACACATCAATCCTGGCCACATATGTTACATCTCTGAACACAGTTACAAAAGACATAGCTCTTCTTCTAAGTTGCCGGTCTTCCCCTTCACTACATCTTCGTGCTTAGATTATGACATAGACAGGAAATGCTTGTCGGCTCTGCCGGTGAAGAGTGCCGAGCTGCTGCTGGCCCTGCCGGATGAGGCAGAGCGGCTGAAGTGGTTCAGGGAGGGAGCTGCTCTCCCAACAGCACTCGGACTCACGTTGGGCACTGCAGTGATCGTGCaggcaggagaagaggagctgaggggCAGCATCCGCTACATCGGAAGACTCACAAAAACTCAAAATCCTTTATCAGCAACTTTCTTTGGGATTGAACTACAGGTG GCAGACAGAGGGCAAGGCGACACCGATGGGTCCCACCAGCGTGAAACCTTGTTCTCATGTGCAAAAGATTGTGGCGTTTTTGTCCCGTTCTCCAGAGTCAGACCTTTGGTCCCCAGCTCCCTGTCGCCCTCCGgccctgagccacagccccgGACAGAGGAGCTGTCCTCAGGGGACAGAGTCACGTACTACACCAGTAATAAAACTGGTCATGGGATGGTGGTGGATGTGCTGGAAACGGAGGGAAAACATTTTGTTCGGATCTCCACA GACATGGATGAAAATGGGAAGACGGGAGGAGAAGTGAAAGTTCCACTGGATTGTGTGACGAAGGGAGAGGTCCCTGCAG aggCAGAGGGGATGGACGTCGACGCGCCGCTGGTTGAACAGAACAAGGATGATCTGTACCTGAGTCTGACTGTGAACTCTGTGGTGGAGGTGACGCTGGCTAAAGGAAATTCATACGGAATCATCCGCTGGATCGGCCATTTGACTGATAAAGAGCAAATCATGGCCGGACTGGAGCTG gaggaagacagaggagtGAGTGATGGCACCTTTAAGAACAAGCGTCACTTCACGTGTCCTCCCAAGAGGGCGCTGTTCGTGAAGCTGATCTCCTGCCGTCCCGACTCGCGCTTCCAGAGCAATTCAGCCAATCGCAGCAAGAAGATGCTAAAACAGGATGACACAG AGAGCGTTGGCGAGTTGGAGCTCAGTTCAGTGAAGCTGGAGACGGTTCCTCCAATCAGCACTGAGCAGGTGAACGAGATTCTGATTGGACAAATGAAAGGGATCCAAGGCCACTGCAACTCCTGCTACATGGACGCTGCCCTCTTCAG tctgttctcctgctcctctgtgctggACTCAATGTTGTTTAAATCAACTGCACCTCAGGACGCCCCCattcagaaaacactgctccgGGACATCGTCAACCCGCTCCGCAG TAAGGGCTTCGTGGAAGGGCAGCACATCATGAAGCTccggcagcagctgcagaaacacGGCTACAGTGGCTCCTTCACCACGGATGAGAAGG aTCCAGAGGAGTTCCTCATCGTCATCATGCACAATATTCTCTCCCTGGAGCCTCTACTCAAACT CTCGGCGGGCGGTGAAGTGCAGGAGAGTTACTGTTATCAGATCTTTCTGGACCAGAACCACAGCCTGGTGCTGCCGACAgttcagcagctgctggaaCATTCCTTCCACAGCGCAGGACTCAAACTGGCCGAG GTTCCGTCCTGCCTCATCCTCCAGATGCCTCGATTTGGAAAGAAATTCAAGATGTTTGAAAAAATCATTCCCTCTCTGGAGCTGGACATCACTGACCTGCTCTctgaaggtgaacacacacacacacacacacacacacactcacatgctcaGCACACACAGACTTACAGGGACAGA tgtgtgtgtgtgtgtgtttcaggttctCTGCAGTGCATGCTATGTGGAACTGTGGCTGAGGTTCAGTGCACCGACTGTTTTAAAGATCCTGTTTTCAGTCAGACGGGATTTAAAGTTTTCTGCAGGACGTGCTCGTCTCAG GTGCACTGTCATCCTCAGCGGCAGTCCCATCAGCCGTCGCTTCTGGACATCCCCAAAGGTTACCTGGGTCGCCTGCCCCCTCAGGCTCTGACCAGAGACAAGCTGGAGCTGTTCGCCGTGCTCTGCATCGAGACCAGCCACTACGTGTCCTTCATCAAGCACGGACCACACTCCGAGGACTGGATCTTCTTCGACAGCATGGCGGACAGAGAAG GAGAGACAGACGGCTACAACATCCCCGAGGTGCGCGCCTGCCCGGAGGTCGGCACTTACCTGGAAATGTCTCCGACCGAGCTCGCCAGGCAGGTGCCTCGAGACATGAAGGGCGTGGCCAAGCGTCTGTTCTGTGACGCCTACATGTACCTGTACCAGAGCACCAGCATGTGCATCTATCGCTGA